One stretch of Schlesneria sp. DSM 10557 DNA includes these proteins:
- a CDS encoding C45 family autoproteolytic acyltransferase/hydolase produces the protein MIRISRRSAILQLALVALIVSSSVRPLRAQSAPAEQREQQAALTIARCGQGWLETIDGYPVLHLKGTPYEMGFQHGALLREHCRQNMKAILVDKAEEVKLVDFGPIKVTPRTAIDMIVAFQQPHVAPRYFEEMDGLAAGSGLPVADVLAGNFIPELFHCSGFALAKSATQNGNLLHGRVLDYAIDWGLQDHAVIVVYEPDGRLPWVNVSYAGFIGSVTGMNIEQISVGEMGGGGLGHWNGRPMALLVRDALETASSLDEAIATFRDGPRTCQYYYVIADGKTNEAVGMEASWDVFSVIEPGESHPLLPNPVKDCVLLSAGDRYQELTRQAQTGYGTFTAESALRLMDRPIAMKSNLHNVLFEPATSKFWVANATSDKKPAAEQPYAKFQLSELLKRRPDPNSRELPKPDRISQRPVSSQPN, from the coding sequence GTGATCCGAATTTCTCGCCGTAGTGCTATTCTGCAACTCGCTCTCGTCGCACTCATCGTCAGCTCCTCGGTCCGCCCGTTGCGGGCCCAGTCAGCTCCCGCCGAACAACGGGAACAACAGGCCGCACTGACGATTGCACGTTGCGGCCAGGGGTGGCTGGAGACCATCGACGGATACCCGGTGCTTCACCTGAAGGGAACCCCTTACGAGATGGGGTTTCAGCACGGGGCATTACTGCGGGAACATTGCCGCCAGAATATGAAGGCAATTCTTGTTGATAAGGCAGAGGAGGTCAAACTGGTTGACTTCGGGCCGATTAAGGTCACGCCACGAACGGCGATCGACATGATCGTGGCGTTTCAGCAACCTCATGTAGCCCCCCGTTACTTCGAAGAGATGGACGGACTCGCGGCCGGATCAGGCCTTCCCGTGGCGGACGTGCTCGCGGGGAATTTCATTCCAGAACTGTTTCATTGCAGCGGCTTCGCACTCGCCAAGTCAGCCACACAGAACGGGAACCTGCTGCACGGCCGGGTCCTCGACTACGCCATCGACTGGGGACTGCAGGACCATGCCGTGATTGTCGTCTATGAACCGGATGGTCGGTTGCCATGGGTCAACGTGAGTTATGCGGGTTTCATCGGTTCGGTCACCGGGATGAATATCGAACAGATCTCCGTGGGGGAAATGGGAGGTGGGGGACTGGGACACTGGAATGGCCGGCCGATGGCCCTGCTCGTACGTGATGCCCTGGAGACAGCCAGTTCGCTCGATGAGGCGATTGCGACATTTCGGGATGGCCCCCGCACTTGCCAGTACTACTACGTGATTGCGGATGGCAAAACGAATGAAGCAGTCGGGATGGAAGCCTCATGGGATGTCTTCTCGGTCATTGAGCCGGGGGAATCACATCCCCTGCTGCCCAATCCGGTCAAGGATTGTGTGCTGCTCTCTGCTGGCGACCGCTACCAGGAACTGACTCGACAGGCACAAACGGGCTACGGAACCTTTACCGCAGAAAGTGCACTCCGTTTGATGGACCGCCCCATCGCGATGAAGTCGAACTTGCACAATGTTCTGTTCGAACCGGCGACATCGAAATTCTGGGTTGCCAACGCGACATCCGACAAAAAGCCTGCCGCAGAACAACCGTATGCAAAGTTCCAGCTCTCGGAACTGCTCAAGCGGCGCCCCGACCCGAACAGTCGCGAGCTCCCCAAGCCCGACCGGATCAGCCAGCGCCCCGTGAGCTCACAACCAAACTGA
- a CDS encoding SDR family oxidoreductase translates to MSYHLLTGATGLLGNYLLRDLLLRDVPVAVVVRPNRKQTARQRIETALCAWDAELGKPLSRPVVIEGDISQPDLGMDAVDVRWAAEHCTAVIHNAASLTFHSTSKEGEPWKSNVEGTHNVLEFCRNAGIRKFHHVSTAYVAGLRQGKVLETELNVGQQFSNDYECSKLQSETLVRQADFLDEPTVFRPGIIIGDSQTGQTTTYHGYYAALQLVHTIVRAYSPNETGLVGGDHVRLTLTGNETKHLVPVDWVSAVMAHVITHARWHGKTYHLTPKHPVTVRLIRDVLEQATGFYGASFYGAGERPDDASESEMLFYEHIRVYNSYWKMDPEFDTTNTDLAMPQLPCPHVDRQLLMKLSRIAIENGFPTPSKKPIEPEFDAATHLKPLIDQAGVPLQTEAEERVLGLDIAGHGGGQWQLIARGHELISVELGIHADRAATCHLDINTFADLVQGRTTWRQGLNSGSVRITGNGHGVGDYAKILDQLVTAPVR, encoded by the coding sequence ATGAGTTATCACCTGTTAACCGGGGCGACCGGGCTGCTCGGTAACTATTTGCTTCGCGATCTGCTTCTTCGTGACGTTCCAGTAGCGGTGGTGGTCCGACCCAATCGAAAGCAGACCGCACGCCAGCGTATTGAAACGGCTCTTTGTGCCTGGGATGCAGAGCTGGGAAAGCCACTCTCGCGACCTGTCGTGATTGAGGGGGATATCTCCCAGCCCGATCTGGGGATGGATGCCGTCGATGTGCGCTGGGCGGCAGAACACTGCACAGCAGTGATTCACAATGCGGCGAGCCTGACATTTCACTCGACCAGTAAAGAGGGTGAGCCTTGGAAGTCCAATGTTGAAGGGACTCACAACGTTCTCGAATTCTGCCGCAATGCGGGAATTCGTAAATTCCACCATGTTTCGACGGCGTACGTCGCCGGGCTGAGGCAGGGGAAGGTTCTGGAAACGGAACTGAACGTTGGGCAGCAGTTTTCGAACGATTACGAATGCAGCAAACTTCAATCGGAAACGCTCGTTCGGCAAGCGGACTTCCTGGATGAACCGACCGTGTTTCGACCGGGAATCATTATCGGTGATTCCCAGACCGGACAGACGACGACCTACCACGGTTACTACGCAGCCTTGCAGTTGGTCCACACGATTGTCCGTGCCTACTCTCCGAACGAAACCGGCCTCGTGGGAGGGGACCATGTCCGTCTGACATTGACAGGGAATGAAACCAAGCACCTGGTGCCGGTGGACTGGGTCTCTGCTGTCATGGCGCACGTCATCACACACGCTCGCTGGCACGGAAAGACCTATCACTTAACGCCCAAGCATCCCGTCACTGTGCGCCTTATTCGTGACGTGCTGGAACAGGCAACCGGATTTTACGGTGCGTCGTTCTATGGGGCGGGCGAACGTCCTGACGATGCGTCTGAGTCGGAAATGCTGTTCTACGAACACATTCGCGTCTACAACTCGTACTGGAAAATGGATCCCGAGTTCGACACAACGAACACGGATCTGGCGATGCCTCAACTGCCCTGTCCGCATGTCGACCGGCAGCTGCTGATGAAGTTGTCTCGAATCGCCATCGAGAACGGCTTCCCCACCCCGAGTAAGAAGCCAATCGAACCGGAATTCGATGCCGCCACGCATTTGAAACCGCTGATCGATCAGGCCGGCGTTCCCCTCCAGACCGAAGCTGAAGAGCGAGTGCTTGGACTGGACATCGCCGGACACGGTGGCGGGCAATGGCAACTGATCGCACGTGGTCATGAACTGATCTCGGTCGAACTGGGTATTCACGCTGACCGTGCCGCGACCTGTCATCTGGACATCAACACGTTTGCTGATCTGGTTCAGGGACGTACGACATGGCGACAGGGGCTGAATTCGGGATCGGTCCGAATCACCGGCAATGGCCATGGCGTCGGTGATTATGCAAAGATCCTCGACCAACTGGTGACCGCACCGGTCCGGTAG
- a CDS encoding response regulator transcription factor, producing the protein MSSRILVVEDERRIADFLVRGLTEEGYSVEHAEDGLAAWDRLQVDTWDLVLLDWWLPVEDGVQVLRRFRQKNRSTPVLFLTARDAISERVTGLDAGADDYLTKPFAFEELLARVRALLRRHDQSDSLTMEFEDIRIDLATQRASRDGHALNLTTKELALLSFFLRNPRKVLTRTRIYESVWDENFDGLSNTLEVHVKELRQKLEAYGPRVIQTRRGMGYFLEHSSNSESYP; encoded by the coding sequence ATGAGCAGTCGCATCCTGGTGGTCGAAGATGAAAGGCGAATCGCCGACTTTCTGGTTCGGGGGCTGACCGAAGAGGGGTACTCTGTCGAGCATGCGGAAGATGGTCTGGCCGCGTGGGACCGGCTTCAGGTGGACACGTGGGATCTCGTGCTGCTCGACTGGTGGTTACCGGTCGAGGACGGGGTCCAGGTTCTGCGGCGATTTCGTCAGAAGAACCGCTCGACGCCTGTGTTGTTCCTTACGGCGCGCGATGCGATTTCGGAACGTGTCACCGGCCTGGATGCCGGTGCGGACGACTACCTGACGAAGCCATTTGCGTTCGAAGAACTGCTGGCACGAGTGCGGGCGCTGCTTCGCCGTCACGATCAGTCCGACAGTTTAACCATGGAGTTCGAGGATATCCGGATCGACCTCGCGACTCAGCGCGCTTCTCGTGACGGGCATGCGCTGAATCTGACCACAAAAGAACTGGCCCTGCTCAGTTTCTTTCTGCGAAATCCGCGAAAGGTGCTGACTCGGACTCGCATCTACGAATCGGTGTGGGACGAAAACTTCGACGGATTATCGAATACGCTGGAAGTTCACGTCAAAGAGCTACGGCAGAAGCTTGAGGCGTACGGCCCTCGGGTAATCCAGACGCGCCGGGGAATGGGCTATTTTCTCGAACATTCCTCAAACAGCGAGTCGTACCCATGA
- a CDS encoding ATP-binding protein — translation MKLVSRVSFFFLAALAMILLGNSLLIYGAARGYLTERFDEQLETALQTLVAAVEVEDDDVKWEPSDHTVMFGADRGGDEIRWIVVGDEGRVLDQSRNLTSSDAAWLMARQSTSAGDRANWKFLQQDLSAPNPKPLIERTPLEQSHVTIVVARDFARLWGLLRLLALVLVVLPILCWLVAAVLGRWFVGRAIDPVRKMAQDLRQIRSDDIQARLTVTETNDELQELAQSFNELLDTIFLAYERQRQFAADAAHQLRTPLTILQGHAELALRRTRSSEEYRETLSIVQDEVLRLNRTVDTLLRLARPDEESKLTPMQEVDLCEWLHQDLTKWSCHARRTDIQANCESPLICETRPDLLEQILEILMTNAMKYSPPGSEIRVYGFRSGSECVLEVADRGQGIATEDLSAIFDPFYRTRAARHSGERGEGLGLALARRLAGSLNARLECESQPGKGSTFRVRLPP, via the coding sequence ATGAAACTGGTCAGCCGGGTTTCGTTCTTCTTTCTCGCTGCTCTCGCCATGATTCTGCTCGGAAACTCGCTCTTGATTTACGGTGCGGCGCGGGGATATCTCACCGAACGATTCGACGAGCAACTGGAAACCGCCCTGCAGACACTCGTAGCGGCTGTCGAGGTCGAAGATGACGATGTGAAGTGGGAACCGTCAGATCATACGGTCATGTTCGGAGCGGACCGGGGTGGTGATGAAATTCGCTGGATTGTCGTCGGGGACGAGGGGCGAGTTCTCGACCAGTCACGCAATCTGACTTCGAGCGATGCCGCCTGGCTGATGGCCCGGCAGTCGACATCAGCGGGAGACAGAGCGAACTGGAAATTCCTGCAGCAGGACTTGAGTGCGCCGAATCCAAAGCCGCTTATTGAGAGGACGCCGCTTGAGCAAAGTCATGTCACGATCGTCGTCGCACGTGATTTTGCCCGCTTGTGGGGACTTCTGCGGCTGCTCGCACTGGTGCTGGTAGTCCTTCCCATCCTCTGCTGGCTGGTCGCCGCTGTGCTCGGACGCTGGTTTGTGGGACGGGCGATTGATCCCGTTCGAAAGATGGCGCAGGACCTTCGCCAGATCCGCAGCGACGACATACAGGCACGACTGACGGTGACGGAAACGAATGACGAACTGCAGGAATTGGCGCAGTCGTTTAATGAATTGCTGGATACCATTTTCCTGGCGTACGAACGGCAACGACAGTTCGCAGCTGATGCCGCGCATCAGCTGCGGACCCCCCTGACAATCCTTCAGGGGCATGCCGAGTTAGCCTTGCGTCGAACACGCTCGAGTGAAGAGTACCGTGAGACTCTGTCGATCGTTCAGGATGAGGTTCTGAGGCTGAACCGAACCGTGGACACGTTACTGCGATTGGCTCGTCCTGATGAGGAATCGAAGCTGACCCCCATGCAGGAGGTCGACTTGTGTGAGTGGCTTCATCAGGATCTGACGAAATGGTCCTGTCACGCGCGTCGGACGGATATTCAGGCGAATTGCGAATCACCCCTGATTTGTGAGACCCGGCCCGATCTGCTGGAGCAGATTCTGGAGATCCTGATGACCAATGCGATGAAGTACAGTCCGCCGGGCTCAGAGATTCGTGTGTATGGATTTCGCAGCGGTTCTGAGTGTGTGCTGGAAGTTGCTGACCGTGGCCAGGGAATTGCGACCGAGGATCTTTCGGCCATCTTTGATCCGTTCTATCGAACGCGAGCGGCACGCCACTCCGGGGAACGGGGAGAGGGGCTCGGACTGGCTCTCGCCCGGCGACTTGCTGGATCCCTCAACGCGCGGCTGGAATGCGAAAGTCAACCGGGGAAGGGGAGTACCTTCCGAGTTCGTCTTCCACCATGA
- a CDS encoding carboxypeptidase-like regulatory domain-containing protein, with protein MSKGLAFIKYAFVTLAATGVVFPQTRLLAEQRVPAKPAVKIVAENATLDVTLGQGNVFNGRAVDQSGTPVEGQKVVVKRGSAVIGQSVTDSEGRFAIKNVKSGVYQVSCGATQGSYRFWTEKAAPPSSRTQGLLVLGENGARGQCGTCCDDGTGVLLCAAGIIVAGIAIAALVIALNNNNNNDDNPVPHSP; from the coding sequence ATGAGCAAGGGATTGGCCTTCATTAAGTATGCTTTTGTCACTCTGGCCGCGACAGGAGTGGTTTTTCCTCAAACTCGTCTGCTGGCAGAACAACGGGTCCCCGCGAAGCCAGCAGTGAAGATTGTGGCAGAAAATGCCACTCTTGATGTCACGCTCGGGCAGGGTAATGTCTTCAACGGTCGGGCCGTTGATCAGAGCGGAACTCCGGTGGAAGGTCAGAAAGTCGTCGTCAAGCGGGGTTCGGCCGTGATCGGCCAATCCGTGACGGACAGCGAAGGCCGGTTCGCAATCAAGAATGTCAAATCAGGTGTCTATCAGGTGAGTTGCGGTGCCACTCAGGGGAGTTATCGCTTCTGGACTGAGAAAGCGGCACCACCTTCTTCCCGCACGCAAGGCCTGCTCGTTCTGGGTGAGAACGGGGCCCGTGGCCAGTGCGGAACCTGTTGTGATGATGGTACAGGAGTCTTGTTGTGTGCTGCGGGGATCATCGTCGCGGGGATTGCGATCGCCGCTCTCGTGATTGCCCTGAACAATAACAACAATAATGACGATAATCCTGTACCTCATTCGCCGTGA
- the tmk gene encoding dTMP kinase, which translates to MCLLIAIEGIDGSGKGTQAAKLHAYLLARGRKSALLSFPRYQKTQFGLKIGEFLNGKFGTLETVHPLLASLLFAGDRFESRELIEQTIASHEIVVFDRYVASNVAHQGAKTTGQERTKLIEWILHLEHTIYQLPHAHRNLFLDINVPLAQQLIAAKSKRDYTEKNADLQEADTDYLHQVRSVYLELATGPNWTTIPCESPHGLRTIDEIAADIVATVESLAGAL; encoded by the coding sequence TTGTGTCTGCTTATTGCCATCGAGGGAATCGATGGGTCCGGCAAAGGGACCCAAGCCGCGAAACTCCATGCTTATCTGCTTGCCAGGGGCCGCAAAAGCGCGCTGCTCAGTTTCCCACGCTATCAAAAGACCCAGTTCGGACTGAAGATCGGTGAGTTTCTCAACGGCAAATTCGGGACCCTCGAAACCGTCCACCCGCTGCTCGCGTCACTCCTCTTCGCTGGGGACCGCTTCGAATCGCGGGAACTGATCGAGCAGACCATCGCCAGTCACGAGATCGTCGTTTTCGATCGCTACGTCGCGTCGAATGTGGCTCATCAGGGAGCGAAGACGACGGGACAAGAGCGAACAAAGTTGATCGAGTGGATTCTGCATCTCGAACACACGATCTATCAACTTCCCCACGCTCATCGAAATCTCTTTCTGGACATCAATGTCCCGCTGGCCCAGCAACTGATTGCGGCCAAATCAAAACGGGACTACACCGAGAAAAACGCCGATCTCCAGGAGGCGGATACCGACTACCTGCACCAGGTTCGTTCGGTCTATCTGGAACTGGCGACGGGGCCGAACTGGACCACGATTCCCTGCGAATCGCCGCATGGCCTGCGAACAATCGACGAGATTGCAGCGGATATCGTGGCAACCGTGGAATCGCTCGCCGGAGCCCTCTAG
- a CDS encoding Gfo/Idh/MocA family protein — METTNGSLNRKLRMALVGGGQGSFIGRVHATAAVLDNRAALVAGALSSDPARAKASAPAYDIAEDRAYTSFDELCKKEAALSAEKRIDFVTVATPNHTHFAVAKAALSAGFNVICDKPMTFDLVQAEELLTLVEKSGAVFAVSHNYTGYPLVRQAREMILAGELGEIQAVRSNYIQGWLRTRLEESDQKQAAWRTDPSKSGAAGCFGDIGTHAYNLARFMTGLLPDKVSCHLKAFEQGRLLDDYGHAIIRMENGGLCTVTASQISHGRENDLFIEIDGTKGALSWRQENPNEMIVRQNGKPHSIYTRDPNAPYMTGSGKAACRLPSGHPEAFFEAFANVYRFAYDDMVKRAAGQSFDRQNSIYPNIYDGVEGMYFIQQCVASSAHDGAWLPLKHPAARR; from the coding sequence ATGGAAACGACCAATGGCTCTCTCAACCGCAAACTGCGAATGGCGCTCGTCGGCGGGGGGCAGGGTTCGTTCATTGGCCGCGTTCACGCAACCGCAGCCGTGCTGGACAATCGAGCGGCACTCGTCGCTGGTGCACTCTCTTCGGATCCCGCCCGCGCCAAGGCGTCGGCTCCGGCCTATGACATCGCCGAAGACCGTGCATACACCTCGTTCGACGAACTCTGCAAGAAAGAAGCAGCGCTGTCGGCCGAAAAGCGAATTGATTTCGTGACCGTCGCCACGCCCAACCACACGCACTTCGCCGTGGCCAAGGCAGCGCTGTCAGCCGGGTTCAACGTCATCTGCGACAAACCAATGACGTTTGATCTGGTGCAGGCCGAAGAATTGCTAACTCTTGTTGAAAAATCCGGTGCGGTCTTCGCTGTTAGCCATAACTACACAGGTTACCCACTCGTCCGCCAGGCACGCGAGATGATTCTCGCGGGGGAACTGGGCGAGATTCAGGCGGTTCGATCGAACTACATTCAGGGCTGGCTGCGCACCCGGCTGGAGGAATCCGATCAAAAGCAGGCCGCCTGGCGCACGGATCCATCCAAGTCGGGCGCCGCAGGCTGCTTCGGCGATATTGGAACTCACGCTTACAATCTGGCTCGCTTCATGACCGGGCTGCTGCCCGATAAGGTCTCGTGCCACCTGAAAGCCTTCGAACAGGGCCGGTTGCTGGACGACTACGGCCACGCAATCATCCGTATGGAAAACGGCGGACTGTGTACCGTGACCGCCAGCCAGATTTCGCATGGTCGTGAAAATGACCTCTTCATCGAAATCGACGGTACCAAAGGGGCACTCTCGTGGCGGCAGGAAAATCCGAACGAGATGATCGTCCGCCAGAACGGAAAGCCACACTCGATCTACACACGCGATCCGAATGCACCCTACATGACGGGTTCCGGAAAGGCGGCCTGCCGGTTGCCGAGCGGACATCCCGAGGCGTTCTTCGAAGCGTTTGCCAACGTCTACCGATTCGCCTATGACGACATGGTCAAACGGGCCGCAGGTCAATCATTCGATCGACAAAACAGTATCTACCCCAACATTTATGACGGCGTCGAGGGGATGTATTTCATTCAGCAGTGCGTCGCAAGCAGTGCTCATGACGGTGCATGGCTGCCGCTGAAACACCCCGCAGCACGAAGATAG
- a CDS encoding NAD(P)/FAD-dependent oxidoreductase, whose product MPRVVIVGGGFAGLNLAKGLGNVADLDVTLLDRTNHHLFQPLLYQVAMAGLSPAEIAAPIRSVLSRYRNVRVLQGEVQSVDVQRQCVCADFGEVGYDYLVLACGSRHSYFGHDEWEENAPGLKTLEQATEIRRRVLSAYEEAECSTSPEARKRLLTFVVVGGGPTGVELAGAIGEMSRFTLARDFRNIDAASARVVLLEAGPRILNMFSEKSSSRAARDLEQLGVQIWTGSAVTKIDEDGVEIGNERISSATVLWAAGVKASSLGQAAGFEVDRQGRVVVEPDLSVKGHPRVFIAGDQANFTHQTGRPLPGTAPVAMQQGRYLAQLIRDDLAGRTRKPFQFVDKGQMATIGRSRAVVEGGGYKLAGFFAWVIWLVVHIYYLTGFQNRFLVVSKWAWSYLSFRRGARLIVTKEWRFNAPRERPAVPETTTRS is encoded by the coding sequence ATGCCACGTGTTGTGATCGTTGGGGGTGGTTTCGCGGGTCTGAATCTCGCCAAGGGACTGGGCAACGTTGCCGATCTCGATGTGACATTGCTTGATCGAACCAACCATCATCTTTTTCAGCCACTCCTGTACCAGGTTGCCATGGCAGGGCTGAGCCCTGCAGAGATCGCTGCGCCGATTCGCAGCGTGCTCTCCCGGTACCGCAACGTCCGTGTGCTGCAGGGGGAAGTCCAGTCCGTTGACGTGCAGCGACAATGCGTTTGCGCGGACTTTGGAGAAGTCGGATATGACTACCTCGTGCTCGCATGCGGCTCACGACACAGCTATTTCGGTCATGACGAATGGGAAGAGAACGCACCGGGACTGAAAACGCTCGAGCAGGCCACCGAGATTCGGCGACGGGTGCTGTCGGCCTATGAAGAGGCGGAATGCAGTACTTCACCGGAAGCTCGCAAGCGGTTGTTGACGTTCGTGGTTGTCGGCGGAGGCCCGACCGGCGTGGAACTGGCTGGGGCGATTGGTGAGATGAGCCGATTCACTCTCGCTCGAGACTTTCGCAACATCGACGCCGCTTCGGCCCGTGTCGTTCTGCTGGAGGCAGGGCCCCGCATTCTGAATATGTTCAGCGAGAAGTCATCGTCGCGAGCGGCGCGTGATCTGGAGCAACTCGGGGTTCAGATCTGGACCGGAAGTGCTGTCACCAAGATCGACGAGGACGGGGTGGAAATTGGCAACGAAAGAATTTCGTCGGCCACCGTACTCTGGGCCGCAGGGGTGAAAGCCTCGTCACTCGGGCAGGCGGCGGGTTTTGAAGTCGACCGGCAGGGGCGTGTCGTCGTGGAACCGGACCTGAGCGTCAAAGGGCATCCACGAGTCTTCATCGCGGGTGACCAGGCGAATTTCACGCATCAGACAGGGCGGCCGTTACCCGGAACAGCGCCCGTGGCCATGCAGCAGGGACGCTATCTCGCTCAACTGATTCGTGATGATCTTGCGGGACGAACGCGAAAGCCATTTCAGTTCGTGGATAAAGGGCAGATGGCGACGATTGGACGCAGTCGCGCTGTTGTGGAGGGGGGCGGTTACAAACTGGCTGGCTTCTTTGCCTGGGTGATCTGGCTGGTCGTTCACATCTATTACCTGACCGGGTTCCAGAACCGGTTTCTGGTTGTTTCGAAGTGGGCCTGGTCGTATTTGTCATTCCGCCGCGGTGCCCGTCTGATCGTGACCAAGGAATGGAGATTCAACGCCCCGCGCGAAAGGCCGGCGGTCCCCGAGACGACGACTCGTTCTTAA
- a CDS encoding ATP-grasp domain-containing protein: MHVFVSEYLVGGACAGARVSASMRREGLAMLRAVAVDIARLPGTVVVTTLEPGLALPDPIQTIIVESAAEEAKWFARLIHDVDHVLVIAPETDGLLAERCRLVRASQAVSWNCTPEAIELCGDKLRLSHFLQALGIPTPRTHLVDFAQEPQLDAGPIVLKPLDGAGSCLTFLVRNRDEFRQAAAEYELAGQTDHCLWQPYLVGRALSMGLNISHDGRHVEFLPIAEQRLSDDGRFQYRGGLIPAVLSDASREAIHELVVRVCRAIDGLAGYVGMDLVLTPQGEPILIEINPRLTTSYVGYRRVCPKLLPCDWLPHLFETSHLLKPSEETLEKLEFTPEC; encoded by the coding sequence GTGCACGTCTTTGTTTCTGAATATCTCGTGGGTGGAGCATGCGCGGGGGCACGTGTGTCGGCGTCGATGCGACGAGAAGGGCTCGCCATGCTGCGGGCTGTCGCCGTAGACATTGCAAGGCTTCCCGGGACGGTTGTGGTGACAACTTTAGAACCCGGTCTGGCGCTTCCTGATCCGATTCAGACAATCATCGTCGAAAGTGCCGCGGAGGAAGCGAAGTGGTTTGCCAGATTGATTCATGACGTAGACCATGTCCTCGTTATCGCGCCCGAGACTGATGGTCTGCTAGCCGAGCGATGCCGACTTGTGCGAGCCTCACAGGCGGTCTCCTGGAACTGCACGCCCGAGGCGATTGAACTGTGTGGAGACAAACTTCGGTTGTCTCACTTTCTGCAGGCTCTGGGGATTCCCACCCCACGGACGCATCTCGTCGATTTTGCGCAAGAGCCGCAACTCGATGCGGGTCCGATCGTGCTCAAGCCACTCGACGGTGCAGGGTCTTGCCTGACGTTTCTGGTCCGCAACCGGGATGAGTTCCGGCAGGCAGCGGCCGAGTATGAACTTGCAGGCCAAACAGACCACTGCCTCTGGCAACCTTATCTCGTGGGGCGTGCACTCTCGATGGGCCTCAACATCAGCCACGATGGACGTCACGTGGAGTTTCTGCCGATTGCCGAGCAGCGACTGTCAGACGATGGCCGGTTTCAATATCGGGGTGGCCTGATTCCTGCAGTCTTGTCTGATGCATCGAGAGAGGCCATTCACGAACTGGTGGTTCGCGTCTGTCGTGCGATCGACGGTCTGGCAGGGTATGTGGGGATGGACCTGGTACTGACCCCGCAGGGGGAACCGATTCTCATCGAGATAAACCCACGGCTGACTACATCCTATGTGGGGTACCGAAGGGTCTGTCCGAAACTGCTTCCTTGCGATTGGCTGCCGCATCTATTTGAAACATCGCATCTGCTCAAACCGAGTGAAGAAACGCTCGAAAAGCTGGAATTCACGCCGGAATGTTAG
- a CDS encoding SirB1 family protein, with protein sequence MPVDTRFTADHEFCKLLARRQDVDLIRVSLELARDAQPNLNFDHTLEWINRRSSELRSHITRLRSDRDVLNELVRCLAGTHGLHGDKDAYLRAESSYINRVIETGVGIPISLSMVYVAVAQGAGIELNGVAAPMHFLTRIDTIQGPFFINAFHAGEVLNYDDCIEWIESLSGLSSEEIERSLEPARPREVVIRMLNNLKALHVTQECWEQAWRVQCRLLALHNEAFDQRRDLALIAIKANRPGVAVDLLQRCLKDCLNKDRPMLLQQLRTAEHNLSKWN encoded by the coding sequence ATGCCCGTTGACACCAGATTCACTGCCGATCACGAATTCTGCAAGCTGTTGGCACGCCGACAGGATGTGGATCTGATACGCGTGTCGCTCGAGTTGGCGCGAGACGCCCAACCGAACCTGAACTTTGACCATACCCTGGAATGGATCAACCGGCGTTCAAGTGAGCTCCGCAGCCACATCACTCGCTTGAGATCCGACCGGGATGTGCTGAATGAACTCGTACGTTGCCTGGCGGGTACCCACGGGTTGCACGGGGACAAAGACGCTTACTTACGTGCCGAAAGCAGTTATATCAACAGGGTGATCGAGACGGGTGTCGGCATTCCGATCAGCCTGTCGATGGTCTACGTGGCAGTCGCGCAAGGTGCCGGAATCGAACTGAACGGCGTTGCCGCCCCCATGCACTTTCTGACCCGCATTGACACCATCCAAGGTCCGTTCTTCATCAACGCGTTCCACGCGGGTGAGGTCCTTAACTACGACGACTGCATCGAATGGATCGAATCGCTGAGTGGTCTGAGCAGCGAAGAAATTGAACGATCGCTGGAACCAGCCCGCCCTCGCGAAGTGGTTATTCGAATGTTGAATAACCTGAAGGCGCTGCATGTGACGCAAGAATGCTGGGAACAGGCATGGCGTGTCCAGTGTCGGTTACTGGCACTGCATAACGAGGCGTTCGATCAGCGACGCGACCTGGCCCTGATTGCAATTAAAGCGAACCGTCCCGGCGTGGCGGTCGATCTCTTGCAGAGGTGCTTGAAGGACTGTCTGAACAAAGATCGTCCGATGCTCCTGCAACAGTTGCGGACCGCTGAGCACAATCTGTCGAAGTGGAATTGA